Part of the Salmo salar chromosome ssa10, Ssal_v3.1, whole genome shotgun sequence genome is shown below.
TTCATATGTGCCCTCAGACATTGAGGTaagagtaaccgaaaggtttgaccaactatttgtATTAGTACGTGTCACATGCTAATATATGAATTGACCTATTTCTGCACCAGATATCAGATGTAAGTCGGGCAACACTGTCTGTATCTCCCAGAAAAGCTCTCTCTATTGCTTCGTCCATCCGGAGACACTTGTCTGCTTTCCCCATAAAGGTAAGGCAATGAGCAGACATATGTATTAGGAGACTTATGTGGAATTGGCATATGCTGCTGGCATATCTGTATTATTCTTCATAACTATGTGATGCTACGTGGTCCTCAGCCAACCGACGCAGACATTGTTGACACTGGTGGCCCTGCTCCCATGTACCGGTTAGTTTTGGCGGGAGATGCAGGATCAGGGAAGTCTAGCTTTCTATTGAGGTTGAGTCTCAATGAGTTCAGGGGAGATATTCAGACGACTTTGGGTAAGTACAGTTTTGTAGTGGTATAATTAATGCAGAAAGTGCATTGCCCTTACATAATGTTGTTCTTAGGAGTTGATTTCCAAATCAAAAAGATGTTGGTGGATGGAGAAAAAACGAACCTCCAGATATGGGATACTGCAGGACAAGAGAGGTATGTTTCTGTACATTTACATTCTAAAAGCCTTGCTTAGTCCTTATGGTGTTGCTCTAATTAAACAAAAGCTGGACTGATTTAAAAAACTCATGccaagcaaaaaataaataactctTGCCGTGGCTTCTGCATCGACATACTAAAAGCCTTAAAGGTGTGGTCCCATAATGTGTCCTCGGTGGATGTGGCTGTTAATTTCAAGTGCTGCACAGATTCCAAAAGATCATGTAATGTCAATAGCAAAATGGGATTTCCCTGTTCCTGTAGGTTCCGCAGTATTGCCAGGTCTTACTTCCGTAAAGCCCATGGAGTCTTACTGCTGTATGATGTCACTTCTGAGAGCAGCTTCCTTAATGTCAGAGAGTGGATGGGAGAGATTCAGGTACTAGTCAGTTGAGGGGTTTTAAATAACTTTGAATGGGATTCTAAAACGGCTGTTATAGGCCGAATTTATTTTGAGTTACTATATTTGAGGCCATAATGGTCTTAGCAGTATTTGGCTCCTGATTTGGcagaaagccgtggtatatcagacagtatGACAACTTTGGGCTTTACCACGGGTTTCAGCCAAAATCAGCATCCAGGAGCCAAACTACATAAATCAGGAACTTAAAGAACGAACTGCCCTTGTTATCCCAGGAATCTAGGGATGAGCAACTCCCAATGTGTGTGATTGGGAACAAAGTGGACCTGCGGGAAGATCGACTGGAGGGAAGCTGTGTCAGCACTGTCGACGGGGAAAGGCTGGCTAGAGTACGTCGTTTTTACCAGTCAAAATAACAAATGTTCATATCAACTAAATATTAATCACAATATTACCATATGTTTCAGACATACAATGCCCTGTTCTGTGAAACTAGTGCCAAAGCTGGAACTAATGTAGTGGAGGCAGTACTTCACCTGGCAAGGTAAGAATTGTAAAACCCCCTTCCGATCAACTTCCCTACCATGAATACCTAAACTATAACTAAGAACTTTCCCCCCCCCCTAACAGAGAAGTTAAGAAAAATGTGAAACTGAGACGGCAATCAGAATCACAGGTGAAGTTGAGTTTAAGTGGTCCAAAGAAAGCGAACTGCTGCAGAGTATAACCATGGAGACTCATCACCAGAGGGAAATGCATCTGACTGGAGACTAGGGGCTCTATTTTAGCACCACAGCTTGAAGTATTTCTGCGTAGCTAAATGTCTAATTCATATTTTAATCTACATAATAGTCCGATCTTTAGCAATAGTCAACTCCTGATTAATGTATTAGTTCTGGACTCCTGAACATTGCACGTAACTGGTCTGGAGCATGTagatctccagagatgtttaatGAATGTATTTAGAATGGGACTGTTCAGGAATGAACTGCTTTTCAAGTTTTGGCTCAGTCAGACTCCTGTGGTTAAACATGCAGAAATTAGTTATGAtcacattttacattggtgctttattgtatttttattgatTAAAGTTTCTGTACAGGATTGAATCCTTTCATTTATTTCATCAGCACTGTATATGCCCATCCTTAATATAAAAAGTAATCATAAACAAAACCACTAGTTGCGTTATTTAAAATCTAGGAGGGAATACAAAAATACAGGATTGTTGTGGAGTTTGAAATTCCTGTTCTTTACATTGTAAATACTGATTTAACATTAGACCTTTTTGAAATAGGCTTAAGCATTCGTCATTCAAAACCATTCATTTCTCAAACTATACAGTACAACCTCCACCACAAGATTAAACTGGTTTTGTACCCCAGAGTATGGGGGGGGGAAAACTTAGGTAACATCTTGATTTCTGAGTATAGTAGTTTGGGCTCTGTATCCTGCTGCTATTTGGCTTTCTCGTCGCCCGGCTTAGGGTCACTGGCTTTTTTCTGCTTCTGTTGCATTATCTCTGCATCCCTAAGGAAGACAAATGAAATGAGTGGTCAGACTGAACCAAAGGTATCAGTCTCAATGTCATACATATGTTTGGAAAATGTCCTCAAGCTCTACAAGACAATGTTGAATTTAATGTACTTTACTGGTTGTCCATGCAGTTTGTCCTTTTGCAGATATGAATGAGTCATATCCACCGAAAAGTATGATTACATTAACTTTTCAAAGCACTAGTGTGAATATCACCTGAGGCCTGAGCAGAATCATGTAAACATATGCACATGCTTCAGGTGATACATCAATGCACTACCAGCGCTTTGAAAAGTTGATGTAATtttactttcctgtggatatagtCTCACATTCCTACCTGTAGAAGGACCATCAACACAGACAACCGGTAGTGATTTTATTCAGCATTCTTGCTTGTAGAGGTTGAGAGAACTTTCCTGATGCAAATTTCAATGTCTGGTCTTAATTGTGGAAAACATCCTAATAGCCCAAACTAGTTAGACTTGACTGTTCTTTACGTACGACTTACCGAAGCTTCCTCGCAGCTGCAGACATGCCATCATCTGCCTTCTTTCCCTTGTCATTCCCTTGCTTTTTGGCATTTTTAGCACGAGCAAGGTCACGCTGATTTCCCCCTGAAAAAATCAATTTGAGTGTACTGTCAATTTAAGTTGCTGAGTAGTGAGTACACAGCTAGCTACAGttggagtcggaagtttacggACACTTAGGTCGGAGTCCTTAACTcgttttacaaccactccacaaatttcttgttaacaaactatcgttttggaaagtcagaacatctactttgtgcatgacatgtaATTGTTGAGACAATTCactcaattccagtgggtcaaagtttacatacactaagttgactgcctttaaacagcttggaaaattccagaaaatgtcagatgtatttcagtgcctctttgcttgacatggggaaatcagccaagaaaattgtacacctccaagtcgggttcatccttgggagcaatttccaaatgcctgaaggtatcacgttcatctgtacaaacaatagtacgcaagtataaacaccatgggaccacgcagctgtcataccgctcaggaagaagacacgttctgtctcctagagatgaacgtactttggtgcgaaaagtgcaaatcaatcccagaacagcaaaagaccttgaagatgcaggtacaaaagtatctatccacagtaaaatcaGTCGTAATTGACAAgatgaaaggccgttcagcaaggatgaagccactgctctaaaaccaccataaaaaagccagactacagtttgcaactgcacatgggggacaaaaatcatactgtgttgagaaatgtcctctggtctgatgaaacaaaaatagaactgtttggccctaatgaccattgttatttgGAGGGAGAAGgtacgcttgcaagctgaagaacaccatcccaaccgtgaaacacgggggtggcagcatgttgtgggggtgctttgctgcaggagggtctggtgcacttcacaaaatagatggcatcatgaaagaaaattgtggatatattgaagcaacatcaagacatcagtcaggaagttaaagcttggttggaaatgggtcttccaaatggaccccaagcatacttccaaagttgtggcgaaatggcttaaggacaacgaagtcaaggtattggaatggccatcacaaagccctgacctctatcctatagaaaatgtgggcagaactgaaagtgtgtgagcaaggaggcctacaaacctgactcagttacaccagctctgtcaggaggaatgggccaaaattcacccaacttgttgttggaagcttgtggaaggctacccaaaacatttgacccaagttaaacaatttaaagacaatgctaccaaatactaattgagtgcatgtaaactcctgacccactgggaatgtgattaaagaaataagCTGAAATCACTTATTCTGACattccacattcttaaaataaagtggtgattttaactgacctaagacagggatttttactaggatttaaatgtatttggctaaggtgtatataaacttctgacttcaactgtatatgcatgtaTACTGATGCGTTTACTCAGCAACTCAAAGCATTACATGCCCACTACACCCAGCATGTGCATATGCttattttgtccatccacaccagacgcAAATCAGGACATgctggttgaaatatcaaaacactcTTAAACAACTAATTTACATATTAATCTGGTGACTGGTCTAAATACATGAAACATTCATACAGTTAGAAACTTACGTTTCCCATTTTATCTAGATTAAATGTAGGAGTAGAGAACACATGATTGTGTGACCCAAAGATCCAGGAAAATGACCTTGTgcttttcaggtaaaataacgcaatgcaacagcaagctagctgaatgtttcatgtgtttcgacctgtccccaaattaatatagttggttcagagtttgttttgatatttcaacctgcatgtcTAGAACGCGTCTGGTGTGGATGTACACAATCAACGTGCGGACAGGCGCGTGCCTAGTCTAGAGAGCATGTACATTTATTTCTTACAGTGGCCAGCTAGTGCCTCCTACAACTATGTACGTTGACAGTTTGGTAGCTAACCCAATAGTTCATATAAATAAAGGTGTGTTATTGTGCTTGGCACTTGAGGAAGGGGTTAACTTACTAGGCAGCTAACGACCAAATATTTGTATAAATGTTCTACTAGCTACAGTATCTgtgtagctagcatgctaacattAGCTTGTTACCTACACATCAGGGGTGGGTCAAAtctgtggaacgttccaacaagaatctgttccaaaaacgtcGTAGTACAAGGCTGCCAACAAACaccgcatacaaagtagcatgatcaattcacctaactagctgccgaataggcatcaactcaccacgtagcttattcttaatggtTTGTCCATATGCTACCAGTGAGACTTATTTTTTCCGGAAAAAACGTGTGAAAAATGTAATTAGCCCACTCCCTACCCGGCATCTTagtctgccgctatacaacttttgcgtttgttggcaaccttgttatttacataggaatctgttccaaaaactgtTGGAACGTTTCACATTATACCCACCCTCAAATCAGAGCCTTGTTATCAGGTAATAAAAGTATAGCTACATTGTGGTattaatggtttaaaaaaaaatcgtaTGGTAACTTCAaaccatgttagctagctagacaaaGTATAGCTAGTCTAACGTTTGACAAACATAGCTAGTTAGTCACGTTGTCTGATTGCATTCTTTGACAGGCCAAGAAAGTGAGACGCGTAGCTAGCTAAATTACCAACAAATACAACGTTAGCCAAGTAACACAATCATTAAATATTCATCTGATATACTCACTTGTCATTTTGTTTTTTATGGTTTCTAGCTGACGTTGTGGAGAAGGATGCCAATCAACCAAGCCTGGCAGCTGTGCACCAACAAAATTTGATGCACGTCACGGAAATTGAACGCGTTGATACGAGACATCGCGAGAGTAGCTACTTCTTCTTTGACGTTTaatggcggttggcatccaataaatgtttCATTactgccacctactagactggagtacaactcccttatactttgcttaaaaaatatatatgaacaaataccctaccatctaacactacactcacaaaaaaataacaccaccctactccactatttaaatctatttagtcCTACCTCAGGTCAACAACttgaaaggatgggacaccaccacttTTAACACACCATGTAACTTTT
Proteins encoded:
- the LOC106561178 gene encoding small EDRK-rich factor 2; translated protein: MTRGNQRDLARAKNAKKQGNDKGKKADDGMSAAARKLRDAEIMQQKQKKASDPKPGDEKAK